Proteins encoded together in one Quercus lobata isolate SW786 chromosome 3, ValleyOak3.0 Primary Assembly, whole genome shotgun sequence window:
- the LOC115980349 gene encoding uncharacterized protein LOC115980349 — SDSRFCQLCVQKVNTNYGFYYCSKCDFVAHLDCAADYRNRENINLQELKEGENEDPELDQSVGSAAYKVKNIKEREDGTEIAIEIRHFSHEHGLKLSDDEVLDNEKCNGCVQAISPPFYSCLNCSFFLHESCAKLPRKKRHPFHQHLLTLFHVNTTFECYACKRNFNGFIYWCGICQFKLDFQCSLISNILTHPGHEHQLLLSSIESKHNCSCCDSKISPIFRCTTCKFALDFKCATLPQTARYKQHEHPFTLRYTAEDESSEYYCDICEEERNSKHWFYYCANCDYPTHTKCILGKNPNVK, encoded by the coding sequence TCCGACTCCCGATTCTGTCAACTCTGTGTTCAAAAGGTGAACACAAACTATGGATTTTACTATTGCTCCAAATGCGATTTCGTTGCCCACCTCGATTGTGCTGCGGACTACAGAAATAGGGAGAACATAAATTTGCAGGAACTTAAAGAGGGGGAGAATGAAGATCCAGAGCTCGATCAATCTGTTGGCTCAGCAGCTTACAAAGTCAAAAATATCAAAGAGAGGGAGGACGGAACTGAAATAGCCATAGAAATTCGACACTTCAGTCATGAGCATGGCTTAAAGCTTTCGGATGATGAGGTTCTAGATAATGAAAAATGCAACGGGTGCGTACAAGCAATTTCCCCTCCCTTTTACAGTTGTTTAAATTGTAGCTTCTTTCTACATGAATCTTGTGCTAAATTACCTAGAAAAAAACGACACCCATTTCATCAACACTTACTCACCCTCTTCCATGTGAATACGACATTTGAGTGTTATGCCTGTAAACGTAATTTCAATGGCTTCATCTATTGGTGTGGTATATGCCAGtttaaacttgattttcaaTGTAGTTTAATCTCAAACATCCTTACCCACCCTGGTCatgagcatcaacttcttctcTCAAGCATAGAATCTAAACATAATTGCAGTTGTTGTGATTCTAAAATTTCCCCAATATTCCGTTGTACCACTTGCAAATTTGCTTTGGATTTCAAATGTGCAACACTACCACAAACTGCAAGGTACAAACAACATGAGCATCCCTTCACTCTCCGTTATACTGCTGAAGATGAATCCAGTGAATATTATTGTGATATCTGTGAAGAAGAACGCAACTCAAAGCATTGGTTCTACTATTGTGCAAATTGCGATTATCCTACACATACCAAATGTATTCTTGGAAAAAACCCAAATGTCAAGTAA